catccccctgttccatcccaaatccttacttTGATCTCTTCCacctgctatatagttgtaatggtttggcgctttctcctgataattcccttcccttccactcTCGCCAACATCTACTCATACCAACTCCATCTCTCACCTCATCCACACCTACTTTCACCCACAACAACTGCCACTCATCCACTCAGACCCATGCACGTTATTTTAAATAAAGGTTTTTCTGTATTACACCATATTGTGATGTGTTACCGTAATCCATTTGTTTCCATATTTTATTAAGCTTATATAAGTTCTCTTTATATAACACACTGTTTTCCAGAAACGTAACTACAGTTTTAGTTGATTACAGTTATAGTCGATAAGAGTCGACTATATATAATTGTCAACATATATTTACttacaaatatatattttgtcacTGCCTTGAGAAATCGTGGGATTGAACTCGGATCTATAAAATACGATGCTGATGCCATCCATCCTTGCCAGGACGCTCACAGTAAGGAGGGACTCAGAAGGGCGCTCTTCCTTCTTACAGACTCTATGTATTCTTCTGTGTACAATAAGTCTTATTTCGTGTGATGGGTGTTGTTTTATTCACATTAAGTCATGATGTGTTCAGTTGAGTCTTGATATTTTATTTTCTGCAACATTGTTAACCTACAACTGGTCTTGTTTTAAGACTgttattggtgtacatattcaagtTGTCCATATACACATCTTCATTATTGGATTTATGTATTAACTTGACCTTATATTGGATACACTTGACATTATATAGGATACCCTTGAGTTTGTATTGGATTCACTTCATCTCGTAATTGATACACTTGATCTCGTAATTGATACACTTGACTTAGTATTGTGTTCACTTGACATTGTATTAGAAAAATGTAATCTAAGAATACATTTATGCATTAACAATTTTTTTTACTCACTTGACCAAGTGTTTGATATATGTAATCTTGAATATTATACCTTAAACAGTATTTTAAATTCAATTTCATTTTCTTTTTTCAACACTTGACCTTGCTTTGCATGAAGTTCGCCTTGTTATGGATAAAACAATCCTTGCATGACATACACTTTAGTTACACTTCATTTGTATATATACAATTAGACTTGTTTGGCACGACAGACAAGCAAGGATAACCAGTTACTAGTGTTATGACAGCCAAGCTGAAAGGCTAGACAATAACTCCGTTCAGTATATGGCAAATATTCAGTATACTGACCGCTTCCCGACTATATGTAGTTTTGTTCAACAGGCTTTATAATACAGATGtgttttattaaaaaataaattcaGGATTCAAaatttttattatataattaatGACAATCTTTGACTAAACATAAAAATATAAttcttataaatatttatacaaaAGTTAGCTTAAGTCGACGTTCGTTTCTGAGTCGAATCGTTGTAGCAGAGAGAAAGTCAAGTGACAGAAGACATGAGACAAAGAAGGACATTTTAAAATGGAGTTCCATAGGCAGCGGAGGGAGCAGATGGAGCAACATATCCGTTGCTGGCACCATTCCCATTCACACCGTTGCCATTGGCACCATTACCGTTACCGGCACCATTTCCATTGGATCCGTAACCATTGTTACCGTTGCTTCCATTGGCGCCATTTCCGTTCCTTCCATTTGCGCCATTTCCGTTCCTTCCGTTTCCGTTGGCTCCATTGCCATTTCCATAACTGCCACCGTTACCATTACCGTTGCCAATGCCGTTGGTGGCGGGACCATAACCATAGCCAACGTCGGGGACGACGCCGATGAGTTCGTTGACGGAGTAGAAGTTCTCAGCCTGGGAACAGTCAACGTTgaaccaccagtcgcacaccaggTACTGCTGGTTGAAGATGGTACCGTTGGGGCACAGGAAGGAGTCCTTCTGGCGTCTGACGGCGCGGTCCTGGCAAATGTGGAACACCTGGCAACGGGCCTCAGGGTCGGTATCGGCGTAATAACCAGCCACTGCCTGGGCATCACAGGAGAAGCCAGTGTCTGGAGGAGAAGCCAAGACAGGGTAATCTTCCCCGGGGACGCCACCACCGGGGATGTTCTCCTGCAGAGCAACCAGCTCGGCATCTAGTCCATAGGAACCTGTCGGGGGACCGTACCTGTTACTTGGGGGAGCTGAGTATCCATTGCTTGGGGCGGCTCCGAACCCGTTGCTTGAAGTTTGTCCAAATCCATTACTTACGGAAGCTCCATTTCCATTACTTGTAGGTGCTCCAAAGCCATTGGTTCCTGGAGCTGTGTATCCATTGCTTGGGGCTCCATTAGAGGCGCCAAAGCCGTTACCAAAACCTCCATTTGGGGCTCCGTAACTATTTGAAGGTCGCTTGTCAGCGATGGACAATCCCAGCAGGGCTGTAATGGACGTAAATGCAACTTATAACAGTTTAAAATAGCAATAGTCTTGCAAAATTAACTTGCCATGCCAAAATCAGATTATATCAAGACTTATTACTGCAATGAATTTAAGTTGTATTTACCAACGAATAGGAGAACCTTCATGTTATCGGTCAGCAGAAAGTTGAAGTACAGAGAGAAATATAAAACAGAGTTAACCAGAGAAGGAGCTGCTGGAATATGATGCTGGAGGTCGCTTTTCCAGCTTTTATACCCGGGCGCTCACCAAGCTCCGCCCACTCAAAGttatctcctccctcccttccttgccCGCCCTCGCCCACTCCTCTCTCTCGTGATCTGAATTTCGGAAAGTAACTCGGAAGGTCATTCGAAGTAGAAGTGTGCATTACTTTTTCGGCTtcttttatattaatttattttaacCATTTATGTTAATTTGTTTATCAAACACTATTATATATTAACAACATATAAATTGTGGCAACATTGCATGATGGAAAACACAAATATTTAAAAGGTAAATTGCATAATTGTGAGAACTGTTGAACATTTAACAGTAAAATGCAATTTACAATGTTAGTAAATCTGTTCTAGTCTTTTATACAGATTTCAATTTCTTTTATTTGACATAGTaacaatacagtatatatttaaaAGCATTTGATCAAACTGAACAATTTTCCGTGCTTGCTAAACTCTGGTTTTCCAGCAGTCACCTGGATAGTTAGTAATGGAACAACACAATACGTGGCTACATGTGGATGCTATAACAAATATTGTGATTCCTCAAGTATGCAGTGTAGTATCTAAGACAGATAGTGCGCTGATACTTCTAAGTTGTAATTAAACTTAACATCCTTTGTTAGAATAATATTATAACAATTAAATTTAAGAATTTCTAGTGAGGATTAATATCGTTTAACTAATACGATATTGATATAACATGACAGATAAATGAACTTACCTTTAAGTTGTAATGTTACTGGACGCATGTAAGCTAAAATAATTTAACGTAACCTAACATAATATTTATTTACCAACTATTTATAACAAGGAATATCTGAATATTTTTAACAACTAATATTAATTTAATGATATAATgagaaaaaataaatataataaaaataaaatttattaagcTAGTTAATAATATCGTTAACAAATTGTCTCATCAAATAAAATGATAATATTTGACAAGATTACAGCCATAAGATGGTAACGGCCAGTGGTCTAAGGGTTCAAATCCCAACCTCGACAGAACGAACAATTTGGCAGGGTTTCCTTTCATCTCATGCAACTGTTACCTTACCACTAAATATGGACCATAACGTTACAAAGCTGTAGAGGGCTGCACCCTGCGGAAAATCAGTAATTTTCCTagtagttagatatatatacatacacccacacaccacacacaagataCAGTCACCCCATGAGGAGTGACTGGGAACCAATCCATAACTCCCCTACCCCCTATTAGTCCAGCAGCAAATGCGGGCCTGGAAGTAAACCGATTGGAGGATATAGTTCTAGGGAAAGCTTGTAGGGTAATGCGAACAACTTGTCCTCTCAATGGCTACATTATATTTTGACACATAAATTTCCAACAGCCACAATATATCACAGCGGCTTGCTAAATTGACGGCCTGTCAAGTTTTTTATTCGTGGGTCctcagttagattaggttagggttttacaatttagtacatcatttttgtaACGTTGTGATGGGTCAAGAGGGCGGGCTGTGCCATGAGCtacgggaagggaaagctctcagcctgctaactggAGGCAGAACGCATCTATTACTGTACCCACCGGCGCATAGAAAAAAGTTTTCCCATGAACATAGCAAAACGAGTTATGGTGTTTCCTCAGAGCCTTGtaaataattgttattattttgtttaaaaaaTGCACGTGTAGGTGTATTTGGAAGTTTGAGAGGCAATTTGAGTCATATGAACTAACTACTGCAGTGAACGAACAATTTAAATTGGAGTGTGAGGTTCGACTGAACCTTAAGTGGTGCTGATTAATTTCTCTGCTGCTATGTATGCTTGGCGAGAATATTCAGTTGTTTAAACATGTCTATAAAGAGTGAAAATGATAATATAATGATGTCAAGGAGGACAAGGTGTTGGTGCCGAGCATGAAGTGGTCGAGGGAGAGGTCCCTCTGTTTTTAACATACTATTCTTAATATTGTATTGTAGACTATATAAAATCTTCATACGTTAGAGCAATAGGTGGTAGGACCAGAGGCAGTAGGTCGCTTTTAATGGCGCAACACAATCTGATGACGGCTGCAGTTAATACCTGGGCCGCCACTCCCGCTAATCTGCCATTTCACCTTGAACTGCTACTTGGTTGAATATTAAGTGGCTGTCTGACAGCTCCATTGCTTCTCGTGCACGCAACAATGTTATAATTAGTTAATTTGTGTTGGTTTATATTTTATCCATTCGAGCCTAAAGTCATTAGCGCGCCCAGGTAAGGCGCGCTAATGCCTCTCAGGACCTGCCGGCCACTCTTAACTCTGACTTGAATTGTaccttgttatatatatatatatatatatatatatatatatatatatatatatatatatatatatatatatatatatatatatatatatatatatatatatatatattgtatatacttattaggtacttatttactgctaggtgaacaggagcatcagggttaaagaaactatgtccatttgtttccgcctccgccgggaatcgaacccggatacttaggactacgactcccgagggctgtccactcagcctcgaGGCCCATTCATAGCCTTGttttatatagtgtgtgtgtgtgtgtgtgtgtgtgtgtgtgtgtgtgtgtgtgtgtgtgtgtgtgtgtgtgtgtgtgtgtgtgtgtgtgtgtgtgtgtgtgtaaatatatttaCACAAGACGGGGTACTCGACGATGGCGGAATGGACCTAGTGATCGGGTTGACCCCAAAAGATGGCACTAATTAAGTGTTGGGCCTATAGGTCACGTGTTTGAGGAATTACACTAGTAATTACACTTGAGGCATTACACTACACTGGTAACTGAGGCTTGCGGGTGGAGGCCACCATCCTGAGCCCCGAGTGGAGCCTCCGGCCAAAGTAAGATAGAATTTTTGTTGACACTTTTGCACACATCAGTACCCGATGCTTTACTATATGGTAAGAAAATAATTTTATTTAGATTTGTATTTCTTTTAGAATGTAAAGATCCGCCTAGTACCAGAGTCGCCAGAAGATTCACTGGGGGTCTCTATGGTACAGCTCCTTGCTCTACTCATTTGATTGCTGCCAACCCCAACCCAAttatgttaccttgaggttaccttgaggtgcttccggggcttagcgtccccgcggcccggtcgtcgaccaggcctcctggttgccggactgatcaaccaggctgttggacgcggctgctcgcagcctgacgtacgagtcacagcctggttgatcaggtatcctttggaggatatgtatgttgagaacatacatgaaacaataccagtagaaaattGAATAAGGCAAATCCTAAGCCTCCATCCTGGAATAGACAATCTAATTTATAAACAGAGATATTGAACTTTGTGTATAGATTGGTATTTATTGTGTTTTTACTACTCCTTGTTTTTTTATAGATTATTGTGTATGTATGCACATAATTTATTTAATGCTATTGTATTATTTTAGTGGATTTAATGTTTGAACAGTCTTTCACTCTACCGTATTATACACATTATTTTGGATATAGTCGATAGTGTTTTATATAAAATTTACATAACACTACTaacttaatattttattattgCCTCAAAGGTTGAACAATGACGGTGTGTGGCAAGTAGCATAACTACTGACTATCTCTGTTTcaagtaattaaaaaaaaacttgataCGTGAATTAATACAACTTAAATTCAGCATTGGaaactttattatatatatt
The sequence above is a segment of the Procambarus clarkii isolate CNS0578487 chromosome 44, FALCON_Pclarkii_2.0, whole genome shotgun sequence genome. Coding sequences within it:
- the LOC138349494 gene encoding eggshell protein 1-like; the encoded protein is MKVLLFVALLGLSIADKRPSNSYGAPNGGFGNGFGASNGAPSNGYTAPGTNGFGAPTSNGNGASVSNGFGQTSSNGFGAAPSNGYSAPPSNRYGPPTGSYGLDAELVALQENIPGGGVPGEDYPVLASPPDTGFSCDAQAVAGYYADTDPEARCQVFHICQDRAVRRQKDSFLCPNGTIFNQQYLVCDWWFNVDCSQAENFYSVNELIGVVPDVGYGYGPATNGIGNGNGNGGSYGNGNGANGNGRNGNGANGRNGNGANGSNGNNGYGSNGNGAGNGNGANGNGVNGNGASNGYVAPSAPSAAYGTPF